The Streptomyces sp. Alt3 genome has a segment encoding these proteins:
- a CDS encoding HAD-IIB family hydrolase, translating into MFTPPAAYTLVATDLDGTLLRSDDTVSPRSRAALTRAASAGAQHLIVTGRAVPGIRALLADLGYDGLAVCGQGAQVYDAGSARMLSSVTLDRDLADAALGKIEAEVGQVFAAVDQDGPDGRTLIEPGYRMPHPSLPAQRAGRRAELWAAPVIKVLIRHPALTDDELAAAARGAVGDLASVTMAGPGTVELAPYGVDKGTGVSLAAGLLGHDLAGAVAFGDMPNDLPMFRLSGHRVAMAGAHPELRAEADEITLSNEEDGVAAVLERLFA; encoded by the coding sequence ATGTTCACGCCACCCGCCGCATACACCCTGGTCGCCACGGATCTGGACGGCACGCTGCTGCGTTCCGACGACACCGTGAGCCCTCGCTCCCGCGCGGCCCTCACCCGGGCCGCGTCGGCCGGAGCACAGCACCTGATCGTCACGGGCCGCGCGGTACCCGGCATACGCGCCCTGCTCGCGGACCTCGGCTACGACGGCCTCGCGGTCTGCGGGCAGGGCGCGCAGGTGTACGACGCCGGGTCGGCCCGCATGCTGAGCTCGGTGACCCTGGACCGGGACCTGGCCGATGCCGCGCTCGGCAAGATCGAGGCCGAGGTGGGCCAGGTGTTCGCCGCCGTGGACCAGGACGGCCCCGACGGCCGGACCCTCATCGAGCCCGGTTACCGCATGCCTCACCCCTCGCTCCCGGCGCAGCGGGCCGGGAGGCGTGCGGAGCTGTGGGCCGCGCCGGTCATCAAGGTCCTGATACGTCATCCCGCGCTCACGGACGACGAACTGGCCGCTGCCGCCCGTGGGGCCGTGGGCGACCTGGCGTCCGTCACGATGGCGGGCCCGGGAACGGTGGAGCTGGCGCCGTACGGCGTGGACAAGGGCACCGGGGTCTCGCTGGCCGCCGGGCTGCTGGGGCACGACCTCGCGGGGGCGGTTGCGTTCGGGGACATGCCCAACGACCTGCCGATGTTCCGCCTCTCGGGACACCGGGTGGCGATGGCCGGCGCACACCCGGAACTGCGGGCGGAGGCCGACGAGATCACCCTCTCGAACGAGGAGGACGGCGTCGCCGCGGTCCTGGAGCGGCTGTTCGCCTGA